The Candidatus Krumholzibacteriia bacterium nucleotide sequence GCGCAGGTTCATGTTGATGCGCGAAGTGAAGGTGCCCCCCAGGATGGAATTGAGAACGTCGAAGGGAACCGCCGAGGGATCGCTCCGTGGCGGCCCCAGATTCGCCGCCATCAACACCGACTGGGCCGCATCAGGCTTGTCCACGATGTAGACCGTGGTGCGGCTGGGCTGCGCCACCTGGGGCAGCTGGATCGCCGGCACCGCGCCGGGCTTCCAGGCGCCGAAGGTCTTTTCGAGCCGCGGCATCATCTCGTCCATGCTGACGTCACCGACGACGACAAGAGTGGCGTTGTCGGGCTTGAACCACGTGCTATGGAAGGTGACGAGATCCTGCTGTCTGATGCTCTTCACCACGTCCTCGGTGCCCGAGCCGGTGAACGGCTGGCCGTAGGGGTGGTCCGGCCCGAAGAGCAGACCGGGCAGGATGCGCATTCCCATCGGCACCGGCTGCTTCTTCTGCTGCAGGATCTGACCGAGCACCTGCTGGCGCTGCCGTTCGACCTCCTCCGCCGGGAACGACGGGTTCAAGATCACGTCGGCGAACAGGTCGAGCGATGGCTCGAGCCGCGCCTTCAGCGCGTTCAACGACACCGTGCAGTTGTCCAGCGACGAACCCGTGTTGAGCTGGGCGCCGAGACGCTCGGCCTCGTCGCTGATCTGCAGCGCCGTCCGCGACTTCGTCCCCTCGTCCTGCATGCGCGCCATGAAGGACGCGGTGCCGTAGTGGCCGCGCTGGTCCGCTGACCAGCCGCCGCCCACGAGGAGGTTCACCTGCACGAGGGGCGTCTTGTGCACCTCGGCAAGGACGACCTGGAGGCCGTTGCTGAGCTTGCGGCGCTGCAGCTGCGGCAGCACCATCGCCGGCTCGGGCCCGAGCTCCGGCTTCTTCGCCCGGTCGAGGCCGGCCACTTCGGCCGTGGCCTTCGGTGCCGGGTAGGGATTCACGCTCATGACCACGCGGCCCTGATGCAACCAGCGCTGGGCCGTGGCTTGCACGCTCTTCGGCGTCACCTTCTCGTAGCGCGCGAAGTCCTTCTCGATGTAACCCGGGTCACCGGTGTAGGTGTTGTACATGGCGAGGCGGTCGCTCACGCCGCCGAAGCCGCCGATGCGCTGCAGGCCGCGCACCATCCCGGAGAGGATCTCCGTGCGCGACGCGTCCACCTCGGCGGCGCTGGGCGCCGAATGGCACACCTTGTCGATCTCTTCCTTCACTAGCGGCTCGATCTCGTCCAGCGTGTGCCCTTCCTTGGCGGTGACCACCACGTAGAAGAGGCTGCCGATCTCGCGCGTGTCCACGAAGGTGTTGACGTCCTGGGCCAGCTGCAGGTCGTAGACCAGGCGCTTGTACAACCGCGACGTCTTCCCCGAGGACAGCACGTTGCTCAGCACTTCCAGCTCCGGCTCGCCTTCGGTGAAGCTCGCCGGGGCGTGCCAGGCGATGTAGAGCCGCGGCAGTGGCACGCGGTCTTCCATCTGCAGGCGGATCTCCTCGGTCAGCTCCGGGATCCACACTTCGCGGCGGTACACCGGCGGCACCGGTGGGATGGCGCCGAAGTATTTCTCCACCAACGCCTTCGCCTTCACCGGCTCGATGTCGCCGGCCAGCGCGAGGGTGCAATTGTTGGGTCCGTAGTAGGTCTTGAAGAAGTCCTCCACGTCCTTCTTCGTCGCCGCCGTGAGGTCCTCCATGTAGCCGATCACGTCCCAGCTGTAGGGATGGTGGCTCGGGAAGAGAGCGGCGTACATGCGCTCGTCCACGGTGCCGTAGGGCTGGTTGTCCACACCCTGCCGGCGCTCGTTCTTCACCACCTCGATCTGGTTCTGCAGGCGCTCCTCGGTCATCGACGGCAGGAGCCAGCCCATGCGGTCGGCTTCCAGCCACAGCGCCTGCTCCAGAGCGCTCGTCGGCACGTTTTCGAAGTAGTTGGTTCGGTCGTTGTTGGTGGTGCCGTTGCGGTCGGTGGAGCCGATCGCATCGAGGGCCATGAAGAAGTCCGTGTTGTGGTGCTCCGACCCCTGGAACATCATGTGTTCGAAGAGGTGGGCGAATCCCGTACGTCCGGGCCGTTCGTTCTTCGAGCCCACGTGGTACCACAGATTCACGGCCACGATGGGAATCGAATGATCCTCGTGCAGGATCAGGGTGAGCCCGTTGCTCAGCACGTACTTCTGGTACGGGACCTGGGGAGGCTCGATCTTCTGGGCCCAGACAGTGGACGCCGCGAGCACGGCGCTCACCAAAACCACAGAGGCGATCGAGACTCGCGCCTTGGCGCCGCGAATCCAGTTCATGATTCCGTCTTCTCCTTCCCGAGCCGTTGTTCGGATCGCGACCGTGGTTGGCTGCACGCAGGCCAGCGTCGGAGAGCCGGCGACTCCCGGCACAGCCCGGTCGTGGAAACGCGAGGAACCTCGATTCTACGGGGACTTACGGCCGGCGAGCAAGCGCCTTCGTGGGGAACTTCGCCGGGCCGGGGCGGCACCGTGCCGGCCTCCCGGGCCAGAAAGCGCCTTGTCCGCCCAGCGGCCCCGGTCGGAGAATCCGCCCACGTCAGCAAAACGCGGGAACTGCCCGAGAGCCGCTGGCCCGAACGACGAGGCCGAGCGCCGGCCGAACGAAAGGGGCGGAACATGCTGAAGGAGTTCAGGGACTTCGCGATGCGGGGCAATGTCCTCGACATGGCGATCGGCATCATCATCGGCGGGGCATTCGGCAAGATCGTCAGCTCCCTCGTGAGCGACCTCATCATGCCCCCCGTCGGTCTCCTCCTGGGCCGCGTGGATTTCAGCCAGCTCTACCTCAACATGAGCGGCACTCCCTACGCTTCGCTCAACGATGCCAAGGCAGCCGGAGCGGCGACGCTCCGCTACGGGGCCTTCTTGCAGACGATCGTGGATTTCATCATCGTCGCCTTCGCCATTTTCCTCCTGATCAAGGCGGTCAACGCGGCGCGCAAGAAGGAAGAGGCGCAACCCGCGGCACCACCCGCGCCGAGCAAGCAGGAAGTGTTGCTGGGCGAGATCCGCGACCTCCTCAAGGCGCGGGCCTGATCCATTGACTTGGAGCCACGGCCATACACGCTCGAAGGAGGAAGCATGCGAGTCCGATCGCTCTGTAGCATGGCCACATGGGCAGTGGTGTTCCTGGTCGAAGGAGCCGCGGCGCAACAGGGTGCGCCCGGGGACACCCTCTTCAGCGGCTGGGCCGTGAAGGCGTCGGCAGGGCTGGCCCTCGGCCAATCGACTTTCAATCGTGCCTGGCAAGGAGACGAGGTCGGCACGGTCTCCTGGATCGCGACCATGGACGGCGCCGCCGACCACTGGCTCGGGCGGCGGGCGATCTGGAAGAACCGTCTCTTCCTGCAGTTCGGCCAGACGCACCAGCAGGACAAGACGCGCGACGCCTGGCTGGCGCCGACGAAGAGCACCGACAAGATCCTTTACCGCGGCATCGTGCTCTTCAAATGGTGGAGCTTCGTGGATCCCTTCGTCGCCTTCGACGTGGACAGCCAGTTCTTCACCGAGATCGAGCCGGTACGCCTGTGGTGGACGCCCACCATCCTCACCGAATCGGTGGGCATCGCGCGCTACCTGGTACAGGGGCCCCGGGCGAGCGTGCTCACCCGCGTCGGCTTCGCCTTCAAGGAGAGAATCGACCGCTTCGGCACCTACGACCCCTTGACCCTCGCCCACGACTCCGACATCACCACCGAGGGCGGCTTCGAGTGGTACACGGTGTCGCGGCTGGCGGCCGCCGAAGATCGCACCGTCTTCACCTCGGAGCTGCGCTTGTTCAAGGCGGTAGACACCACGCAGAAGGACCCGATCAAGCGCCAGTACTGGACCACGATGGACGTGGATTGGCAGAACAAGCTCAGCAACAAGGTCTACAAGGTGATCACCTTCGATCTTTTCTGGCAGATCCTCTACGACAAGCAGATCGACAGGGTGGGGCAGTTCAAGCAGACTCTGGGCGCCGGTCTCACCTGGCAACTGCTCTGAGCCAAGCTGAGACGGTAGAATGCCGGCCTCGGGAGAGAAATCGTGGAACGGAAGCACAAGATCCATCTCTGGTACGTCTTCGTCGCCCTGTGGGGGATCCTCCTCCTCCACGATCTGCTCGCTACTTTTCGTCAGGTCGATCAGATCCCCTACAGTCAGTTCCTCACCTACCTGCAGCAGGGCAAGGTGGAAGAGGTGAGCGTCACGAGCACGCACATCCGCGGCACCCTCAAGGAGCCGCACGAGGGCGTGCCCAAGCGCTTCATCACTGTCCGCGTCGAGCCCGAGCTGGCCGACAAGCTGGCGGGCACGGGGGTCAAGTTCTCGGGTTACGTGGAGAGCACCTGGATGCGCGATCTCCTGGCGTGGGCGCTGCCGGCGCTCCTCTTCCTCGGCATCTGGATGTTCGTCATCCGTCGCATGGTGGGGCGTTCGGGCATGGGCGGCGGCTTCATGGCCATCGGCAAGAGCAAGGCCAAGGTCTACGTGGAGGACGCGACCAAGGTCACCTTCGCCGATGTCGCGGGCGTCGACGAGGCCAAGGAAGAGCTGCGCGAGGTCATCGAGTTCCTGAAAGATCCACGCCACTACAGCCGGCTGGGGGGCAGGCTGCCCCGGGGCATTCTCCTGGTCGGGCCGCCCGGGACGGGGAAGACCTTGCTCGCTC carries:
- a CDS encoding pitrilysin family protein, which gives rise to MNWIRGAKARVSIASVVLVSAVLAASTVWAQKIEPPQVPYQKYVLSNGLTLILHEDHSIPIVAVNLWYHVGSKNERPGRTGFAHLFEHMMFQGSEHHNTDFFMALDAIGSTDRNGTTNNDRTNYFENVPTSALEQALWLEADRMGWLLPSMTEERLQNQIEVVKNERRQGVDNQPYGTVDERMYAALFPSHHPYSWDVIGYMEDLTAATKKDVEDFFKTYYGPNNCTLALAGDIEPVKAKALVEKYFGAIPPVPPVYRREVWIPELTEEIRLQMEDRVPLPRLYIAWHAPASFTEGEPELEVLSNVLSSGKTSRLYKRLVYDLQLAQDVNTFVDTREIGSLFYVVVTAKEGHTLDEIEPLVKEEIDKVCHSAPSAAEVDASRTEILSGMVRGLQRIGGFGGVSDRLAMYNTYTGDPGYIEKDFARYEKVTPKSVQATAQRWLHQGRVVMSVNPYPAPKATAEVAGLDRAKKPELGPEPAMVLPQLQRRKLSNGLQVVLAEVHKTPLVQVNLLVGGGWSADQRGHYGTASFMARMQDEGTKSRTALQISDEAERLGAQLNTGSSLDNCTVSLNALKARLEPSLDLFADVILNPSFPAEEVERQRQQVLGQILQQKKQPVPMGMRILPGLLFGPDHPYGQPFTGSGTEDVVKSIRQQDLVTFHSTWFKPDNATLVVVGDVSMDEMMPRLEKTFGAWKPGAVPAIQLPQVAQPSRTTVYIVDKPDAAQSVLMAANLGPPRSDPSAVPFDVLNSILGGTFTSRINMNLREDKGYTYGARSQAVDTRGQGVFLASTQVRTDVTKESIAELMKELRDIRGTRPVTAAELKKSQENLVLQLPGEHESLGEVAGYINRLVTYSLPEDYLSSYPQKVRATTADALTQLAKQRVLPEQMVLVVVGDRKVIEPKIRELGLGPIEFLDVDGKPLTEAARR
- a CDS encoding DUF3078 domain-containing protein; the encoded protein is MRVRSLCSMATWAVVFLVEGAAAQQGAPGDTLFSGWAVKASAGLALGQSTFNRAWQGDEVGTVSWIATMDGAADHWLGRRAIWKNRLFLQFGQTHQQDKTRDAWLAPTKSTDKILYRGIVLFKWWSFVDPFVAFDVDSQFFTEIEPVRLWWTPTILTESVGIARYLVQGPRASVLTRVGFAFKERIDRFGTYDPLTLAHDSDITTEGGFEWYTVSRLAAAEDRTVFTSELRLFKAVDTTQKDPIKRQYWTTMDVDWQNKLSNKVYKVITFDLFWQILYDKQIDRVGQFKQTLGAGLTWQLL
- the mscL gene encoding large-conductance mechanosensitive channel protein MscL, whose protein sequence is MLKEFRDFAMRGNVLDMAIGIIIGGAFGKIVSSLVSDLIMPPVGLLLGRVDFSQLYLNMSGTPYASLNDAKAAGAATLRYGAFLQTIVDFIIVAFAIFLLIKAVNAARKKEEAQPAAPPAPSKQEVLLGEIRDLLKARA